A portion of the Krasilnikovia cinnamomea genome contains these proteins:
- the alc gene encoding allantoicase encodes MTDDFTALPDLASRTLGASIVHANDEFFAAADHLLDPAPPVFEPRTFDLRGQVYDGWETRRRRVEGTDHVVVRLGAPGVVYGVDVDTTFFVGNYPPHASVEACAVGGYPDADELAAADWVALVPMSPIKGDGHNLFAVDAPYRFTHVRLTIYPDGGVARLRVHGEVVPDPRLLPGVFDVAAAQHGGRIAGCSDRFFGHPESMLAPGLATSMGDGWETARRRDDGNDWALVELAVPAVIELAELDTTWFKGNAPGRAALHAVDTRTGALDDAADWFELLPPVRLMPDTPHRFPVTVVPAATHVRLDIYPDGGMARLRLHGRPDPAGAETLQARFDETRLPPRE; translated from the coding sequence GTGACCGACGATTTCACCGCGCTGCCCGACCTCGCGTCGCGCACTCTGGGCGCCAGTATCGTGCACGCGAACGACGAGTTCTTCGCCGCCGCGGACCACCTGCTGGACCCGGCGCCGCCCGTCTTCGAACCGCGCACCTTCGACCTGCGCGGCCAGGTGTACGACGGCTGGGAGACCCGCCGCCGCCGGGTTGAGGGCACCGACCACGTCGTCGTCCGGCTCGGCGCCCCCGGCGTCGTGTACGGCGTGGACGTCGATACGACGTTCTTCGTCGGCAACTACCCGCCGCACGCCTCCGTCGAGGCCTGCGCGGTGGGCGGCTACCCGGACGCCGACGAGCTGGCGGCGGCCGACTGGGTGGCGCTGGTGCCGATGTCGCCGATCAAGGGCGACGGGCACAACCTGTTCGCGGTGGACGCGCCGTACCGGTTCACCCATGTGCGGCTCACCATCTACCCCGACGGCGGGGTGGCCCGGCTGCGCGTGCACGGTGAGGTCGTGCCCGACCCGCGGCTGCTGCCCGGGGTGTTCGACGTCGCCGCCGCCCAGCACGGCGGGCGGATCGCCGGGTGCAGCGACCGGTTCTTCGGCCACCCGGAGAGCATGCTGGCCCCCGGGCTGGCCACCAGCATGGGCGACGGCTGGGAGACCGCGCGCCGCCGCGACGACGGCAACGACTGGGCGCTCGTCGAGCTGGCCGTGCCCGCCGTGATCGAGCTGGCCGAGCTGGACACCACCTGGTTCAAGGGCAACGCGCCCGGCCGGGCCGCCCTGCACGCGGTGGACACCCGTACCGGTGCGCTCGACGACGCGGCGGACTGGTTCGAGCTGCTGCCGCCCGTGCGGCTGATGCCGGACACCCCGCACCGGTTCCCGGTGACGGTGGTGCCCGCGGCCACCCACGTCCGCCTGGACATCTACCCCGACGGCGGGATGGCCCGGCTGCGGCTGCACGGCCGCCCCGACCCGGCGGGCGCCGAGACCCTGCAGGCCCGCTTCGACGAGACCCGCCTGCCGCCCCGCGAGTGA
- the allB gene encoding allantoinase AllB: MADLVVRSRRAVTPAGERPAAVEITGGRIVAVHEHGARIDADHDVDLGELALLPGLVDTHVHVNEPGRTEWEGFATATRAAAAGGVTAIIDMPLNSIPPTVTVDALKIKRAAADGQCHVDVGFWGGAVPGNTDDLPALHAAGVFGFKAFLADSGVPEFPPLDPDGLAGALAGVDARFVLHAEDPHHLHAAASSPAYADFLASRPPDAEHAAVATAIAAARAARARVHILHLSAADALPLIAAARADGVRVTAETCPHYLTLDAADIPAGATEFKCCPPIRDGANADRLWAALAKGLISCVVSDHSPCTPELKHRDTGDFAAAWGGIASVQLGLPVVWSAARARGHSLAEVVDWMARRPADLVGLTRKGRIAVGADADLVAFDPDATFTVDPLRLHHRNPVTPYAGRTLSGVVHTTWLRGRSVTGDEPRGRLLEREDP, encoded by the coding sequence ATGGCTGATCTCGTCGTCCGGTCCCGGCGCGCGGTGACGCCCGCCGGGGAACGACCGGCCGCGGTCGAGATCACCGGCGGGCGCATCGTGGCCGTACACGAGCACGGCGCCCGCATCGATGCCGACCACGACGTCGATCTCGGTGAGCTGGCCCTGCTGCCCGGCCTGGTCGACACGCACGTGCACGTCAACGAGCCCGGCCGCACCGAGTGGGAGGGCTTCGCCACCGCCACCCGGGCCGCCGCCGCCGGTGGCGTCACCGCCATCATCGACATGCCACTCAACAGCATCCCGCCCACGGTGACCGTGGACGCACTGAAGATCAAACGCGCGGCGGCGGATGGTCAGTGCCACGTCGACGTCGGCTTCTGGGGCGGCGCCGTGCCCGGCAACACGGACGACCTGCCCGCCCTGCACGCGGCCGGGGTGTTCGGCTTCAAGGCGTTCCTCGCCGACTCCGGGGTACCCGAGTTCCCGCCCCTCGACCCCGACGGGCTGGCCGGCGCGCTGGCCGGGGTCGACGCCCGGTTCGTGCTGCACGCCGAGGACCCACACCACCTGCACGCGGCCGCGTCCTCACCGGCGTACGCGGACTTCCTCGCCTCCCGCCCGCCCGACGCCGAGCACGCCGCCGTCGCCACCGCGATCGCGGCCGCCCGCGCGGCCCGCGCCCGCGTACACATCCTGCATCTGTCCGCCGCGGACGCGCTGCCGCTGATCGCGGCCGCCCGGGCCGACGGGGTCCGGGTCACCGCAGAGACCTGCCCGCACTACCTGACCCTGGATGCGGCGGACATCCCCGCCGGTGCCACCGAGTTCAAGTGCTGCCCGCCCATCCGGGACGGGGCCAACGCCGACCGCCTGTGGGCGGCCCTCGCGAAGGGCCTCATCTCCTGCGTGGTCAGCGACCACTCGCCGTGCACCCCGGAGCTCAAACACCGCGACACGGGCGACTTCGCCGCGGCGTGGGGCGGCATCGCCTCCGTCCAGTTGGGCCTGCCGGTGGTGTGGAGCGCCGCCCGCGCGCGGGGGCACAGCCTCGCCGAGGTCGTCGACTGGATGGCACGGCGCCCCGCCGACCTGGTCGGGCTCACCCGCAAGGGGCGCATCGCGGTCGGCGCCGACGCCGACCTGGTGGCCTTCGACCCCGACGCCACGTTCACCGTGGACCCGCTGCGGCTGCACCACCGCAACCCGGTCACACCGTACGCGGGCCGGACCCTGTCGGGTGTGGTGCACACGACCTGGCTGCGCGGCCGGAGCGTGACCGGCGACGAGCCCCGCGGCCGCCTGCTGGAAAGGGAGGATCCGTGA
- a CDS encoding VOC family protein, which produces MSDGPRFRVHHVSISVADMAEACAFYRRFGFRETFEYKHPDGSVSITHLKLGETLLEIFCYRNHHPPPRSAAELVTDLPRVGIKHFALQVESIEDARHFVADSGLAPVPPEITEGRTGIRYFFIKDPSGNLLEIVEDRRPS; this is translated from the coding sequence ATGAGCGATGGTCCTCGCTTCCGGGTGCATCATGTCTCCATCAGTGTTGCGGACATGGCCGAGGCCTGCGCCTTCTACCGGCGGTTCGGATTCAGGGAGACATTCGAGTACAAGCATCCGGACGGCAGTGTTTCCATCACTCACCTCAAGCTCGGGGAAACCCTTCTGGAGATCTTCTGCTACCGGAATCACCACCCGCCGCCCCGGTCGGCAGCCGAACTGGTGACGGATCTGCCGCGTGTGGGCATCAAGCATTTCGCACTGCAGGTGGAATCCATCGAGGATGCTAGGCACTTCGTGGCAGATTCCGGCCTCGCGCCCGTGCCACCAGAGATAACGGAGGGTCGGACCGGCATCAGGTACTTCTTCATCAAGGACCCGAGCGGCAATCTTCTCGAAATTGTGGAGGACCGCCGTCCGTCCTGA
- a CDS encoding pyridoxamine 5'-phosphate oxidase family protein, translated as MNDARRLLEEYVRNGQLMQVATLSPSGGPNVCNVWYSCGFGPDTLNFISKEQRQHCENIRRDGRVAGSIVAIDLTGLGQVTRGVTFVGTARELPTIGTEDRVRAFLTRWPAASSAIDPGLLARGEAHSRLYEIAVREWVLFDEANFPQDPRQVVPADGGVE; from the coding sequence ATGAATGACGCACGCCGGCTCTTGGAGGAATACGTGCGCAATGGCCAGCTGATGCAGGTTGCCACCCTGTCGCCGAGCGGCGGTCCGAATGTCTGCAACGTCTGGTACTCATGCGGCTTCGGCCCGGACACCCTGAACTTCATCTCGAAGGAGCAACGGCAACACTGCGAGAACATCCGGCGCGACGGCAGAGTCGCCGGCAGCATCGTCGCAATCGATCTTACCGGGCTTGGCCAGGTCACCCGAGGCGTCACGTTCGTCGGAACGGCCAGGGAGCTGCCCACGATCGGTACGGAGGACAGGGTGCGGGCTTTTCTTACGCGCTGGCCTGCCGCCAGCAGCGCCATAGATCCCGGACTGCTGGCGCGTGGTGAGGCGCACAGCCGTCTCTATGAGATCGCGGTGAGGGAGTGGGTGCTCTTCGACGAAGCCAACTTCCCGCAGGACCCCCGGCAGGTCGTCCCTGCCGATGGTGGCGTGGAATGA